The following is a genomic window from Paenibacillus thiaminolyticus.
TTTCCAAGATCGTCTTTGAAGATGTACGCTTTTTGCGTCATCAAATCAACGATACCTACGAAATCATTCTCTGCGCCGATAGGCAACTGAAGCGCCACAGCATTCGCTTGCAAACGGTCTTTCATGGACTGGATGACATTAAGGAAGTCAGCGCCAATGATGTCCATTTTGTTGACGTAAGCAATACGAGGTACGCCGTAACGGTCGGCTTGACGCCATACCGTCTCGGATTGTGGCTCAACGCCTTCTTTTGCAGAGAAAACGCCTACGGCTCCGTCCAATACGCGAAGGGAACGCTCAACCTCTACCGTAAAGTCAACGTGGCCCGGAGTGTCGATAATATTAACGCGGTGACCTTTCCATTGTGCGGTCGTTGCCGCCGATGTAATCGTGATACCGCGCTCTTGTTCTTGCGCCATCCAGTCCATTGTCGCGGAACCTTCATGGGTTTCACCAATCTTATGAGTACGACCGGTGTAGAACAGAATACGCTCCGTTGTCGTTGTTTTACCGGCATCGATGTGAGCCATAATCCCGATATTACGCGTATTTGCCAAGGAGAACTGTCTTGCCATGGAGTGATCTCCCTTCAAATTGGGTTAGGTAACTCAATAATCGAGACCCGCTCAGCTGAATCCTACCAGCGGTAGTGAGCATACGCTTTGTTTGCTTCAGCCATTTTATGCGTATCTTCGCGCTTCTTAACAGCAGCGCCTGTATTGTTGGAAGCATCGATAATCTCTGCTGCCAGACGTTCTTGCATGGTCTTCTCACCGCGGTTGCGAGAGTAGTTGACCAACCAGCGCAATCCCAACGAAGTGCGGCGCTCTGGCTTCACTTCGATAGGCACTTGATAGTTCGAACCGCCGACACGGCGAGCCTTAACTTCAAGGACCGGCATGATATTCTTCAATGCTGCTTCAAACACTTCCATAGGATCTTTCCCCGTGCGTTCTTGAATGAGCGTGAAAGAATCATATAGAATAGTTTGAGCAACACCACGTTTACCGTCGATCATGATGCGGTTAATCAGGCGAGTAACCAACTTGCTGTTATACACCGGATCCGGCAGCACGTCGCGCTTAGGAACTGGACCTTTGCGTGGCATGTGAATCCCCCTTTCCAAATAACTTCACAAGCAGAAGCGAGTCCGTCTTCCTCTCCCGAGGAATGCGTCTCTCTCTGTAACGGAATATGATAGGTGCACTATCCTATCCCAAGTGATCGCGATTAGGATTTCTTCGCTTTCGGACGCTTCGTACCGTACTTGGAACGAGCTTGCATGCGGTTGTTCACCCCAGCAGTATCCAATGCACCGCGAACGATGTGGTAACGAACCCCCGGAAGGTCTTTAACCCGGCCCCCGCGCACGAGTACAACGCTGTGCTCCTGCAGGTTGTGGCCGATACCTCCGATGTAAGCAGTAACCTCAACACGGTTCGTCAAGCGAACACGGGCATACTTACGAAGTGCAGAGTTCGGTTTTTTCGGTGTCATCGTACCTACACGAGTGCAGACACCGCGTTTTTGAGGCGCGCTCAAATCCGTTTCTTCGCGCTTCAGCGCGTTGTATCCTCTTTGCAAAGCTGGGGACTTGGATTTAGTTACTTTGTCTTTGCGGCCTTTACGTACCAATTGGTTAATTGTTGGCATGTTGGCACCCCCTTCCTATAAGTTTCAACACCTTTTACAATTCATTCATTTAAGCCCACAGATCCAGGTGGTTCATAAATGAACAAATGAAATGTTTTTGCCATAGGACTTCCCCCGACAAAAACAATAGGTTTGCTTATGAATCCGTGTTGACGACAGCCACTGCAGCTGCGCCGACCTCGATGCCGCACGCCTTGCCAAGCTCGCGCATCGTCTCGACATATGTCAGCTTGATGCCCTGCTTCTCGCACAGTGCGATAATCTTCGAAGTCACTCGCGCATCGGCGTCTTCCGCCACATATACCTCGGCGGCTAAGCCTTGCTCAACCACCTTCAGTGTCTGCTTGGTCCCAATCTTAATCTTCTCATCCTGTAACCCTTTATCATAAGACATGAATCATGTTCCTCCAAAAGTACAGGTCATTGCCTTGGGCACACTACGATATAGTAGCACTTTCGATTTCATGTGTCAAGAAATTATTTTTAGTTGAAAGAAAGCCTCCAAACGCCACCGTGAAGCATGCCGCCAGGCCGCCCCTTAAGCGGGCGGCAGGCGGCATGTTGCACGATTCTATTATTCGGCTACGCCGACACCGGCGGTGTCAAGCGCTTCTTCCGTCTCTTCTTCCATCAACGGGTTGATCAGCTTCACGCTGCGGTAGCGGTTCATGCCGGTACCCGCCGGGATCAGCTTCCCGATGATAACATTCTCCTTCAGGCCGAGCAGTTGGTCGACCTTGCCCTTGATTGCGGCGTCGGTCAGGACACGTGTCGTCTCCTGGAACGATGCAGCCGACAGGAAGGAATCAGTCTCCAGCGACGCCTTCGTAATACCGAGCAGCACCGGCTTGGCGACAGCCGGCTCTTTGCCGGACAGGATCGCATTCTTGTTCGCTGCTTCGTATTCATGAAGGTCGACATACGAGCCTGGAAGAAGCGTCGTGTCTCCCGCGTCGACAATGCGGATCTTCCGCAGCATCTGCTTAATCATAACCTCAACGTGCTTGTCGTTGATTTCTACCCCTTGGTTCCGGTATACGCGCTGAACTTCCTGGAGGATGTAGTTCTGCACGCCGCGGATACCTTTGATGCGCAGCATCTCTTTCGGGTCGATGGAGCCGTCCGTAATCTCGTCCCCGGCCTCGATAGCCATGCCTTCGGTGACACGGATACGAGAGCCGTAGGTCACGGAGTATACTTTGGTCTCCGCTTCGCCTTGAACCTCTACCTCGCGGCGGTCCTTCGCTTCGCGGATCTCTTTGACGACACCGTCGATCTCGGAAATGATCGCTTGCCCCTTCGGATTGCGCGCCTCGAACAACTCCTGGATACGCGGCAAACCTTGGGTAATATCGTCTCCGGCGACGCCCCCGGTATGGAACGTACGCATCGTGAGCTGGGTTCCCGGCTCACCGATCGATTGCGCGGCGATGATGCCGACCGCTTCCCCGATCTCGACGTGCTTGCCTGTCGCCAGGTTGCGGCCGTAGCAGATTTTGCAGACGCCGTGACGGGCGCGGCAGCTCAACACGGAGCGAATCATCAGCTTCTTCACGCCCGCATTGACGATTGCTTCGGCTTTGTCGGTATCGATGAGCTCGTTCCGGTTCACCAGCACTTCGCCCGTCTCCGGATGACGCACCGTCTCGAACGAATAACGTCCCTCGATACGGTCGTACAAGCCTTCGATAACTTCCTTCCCGTCGGAGATGTTGCTGACGAGGAAGCCTTTGTCCGTGCCGCAATCGTCCTCGCGCACGATCACGTCCTGCGCGACGTCGACGAGACGGCGGGTCAAGTAACCAGAGTCCGCCGTACGAAGCGCGGTATCGGCGAGACCTTTCCGCGCGCCGTGCGTCGAGATGAAGTACTCCAAGACGGTCAGGCCTTCGCGGAAGTTCGATTTGATTGGCAATTCAATAATCCGTCCGGACGGGTTCGCCATGAGACCGCGCATCCCGCCGAGCTGGGTAATCTGCGATTTGTTACCCCGCGCCTTGGAATCGACCATGAGCATGATGGAGTTGTAGCGGTCCATCGATTTCATGAGGATCTCCGTGATGCGGTCCTTCGTATCCGACCAGATCTCGATAACACGGTCATACCGCTCGTCGTTCGTAATCAGACCGCGACGGTATTGATTCGTAATCACCTTGACCTTCTCTTCGGACTCCTTGAGGATCTCCACCTTCTCCTGCGGCACGATAACGTCCGCGACCGCGATCGTAATGCCTGCGCGGGTAGAGTACGTGAATCCAATCTGCTTGATCCGGTCCAGGATGACCGAAGTAAGCGTTGTATGGAATACATCGAAGCAGCGGGCAATAATTTGACCGAGATAGTCTTTGCCTACCGCGCCCGATTGCGGAATGCTCTGGAGAATCTCCTGAATATTCGCGCCTTTTTCATGAATAAAGTAGAGATCCGGCGTTCCCTCGAACAAGTTGCGCTTAGTAGGCTCGTTGATATAAGGGAATTCCGACGGGAATATTTCATTGAAAATGATACGTCCCACTGTCGTCACGAGCAGCGCTTCCTGCTGCTTATCCGTGAACGAGGTCTTGTTCAGCGCTCTGGCCGGAATGACGACGCGCGCATGCAAGGAGGCCGTTCCGCGCTGGTAGGCGGATACCGCTTCATTGACAGAGGCGAAGATCATGCCGGAGCCTTTGGCTTCCTTGTTGTCCATCGTCAGGTAGAACGATCCGAGAACCATATCCTGGGATGGCGTAACGACCGGCTTGCCGTCTTTCGGGTTCAAGATGTTGCCGGACGCCAGCATGAGCAGGCGGGCTTCCGCTTGTGCTTCTGCAGACAACGGCACGTGAACCGCCATCTGGTCACCGTCGAAGTCAGCGTTGTACGCCGTACAGACGAGCGGGTGAAGACGGATCGCGCGGCCTTCGACAAGGATTGGCTCGAACGCCTGGATACCGAGACGGTGAAGCGTCGGAGCGCGGTTCAACAGAACCGGATGCTCGCGGATCACTTCTTCAAGGACGTCCCATACTTCCGGACTGACGCGCTCGACTTTGCGCTTCGCGCTCTTGATGTTATGCGCCAAGCCTTTGTTCACGAGCTCTTTCATGACGAAAGGCTTGAACAGCTCCAGGGCCATTTCCTTCGGCAGACCGCATTGATACATCTTCAAATACGGGCCGACGACGATAACGGAACGTCCGGAATAGTCAACGCGCTTCCCGAGCAAGTTCTGACGGAAGCGGCCTTGCTTCCCTTTGAGCATATGGCTGAGCGACTTGAGCGGACGGTTCCCCGGTCCGGTAACTGGACGGCCGCGGCGCCCGTTGTCGATCAGAGCATCGACGGCTTCCTGCAGCATCCGCTTCTCGTTCTGCACGATGATGTCCGGCGCGCCCAGATCGAGAAGCCGCTTGAGGCGGTTGTTCCGGTTGATGACGCGGCGGTACAGATCGTTCAAGTCGGAGGTCGCGAAGCGTCCGCCGTCCAATTGGACCATCGGACGAAGCTCCGGCGGAATAACCGGCAGCACGTCGAGGATCATCCACTCCGGCGCGTTGCCCGAATTGCGGAATGCCTCGATGACTTCCAGACGCTTAATCGCGCGGTTGCGGCGTTGGCCTTGAGCCGTGCGCAGCTCTTCCTTCAGCATCGTCAGCTCTTTTTCCACATCCAGATCCTGGAGCAGCTTCTTAACGGCTTCCGCGCCCATGCCGGCCTGGAATGCATGGCCGTACTTCTCGCGGTAGCTGCGGTATTCCTTCTCCGACAACAGCTGCTTCTTCTCCAGCGGCGTATCGCCCGGATCCGTCACAACATAGGAGGCGAAGTAAATAATCTCTTCCAGTGAACGGGGCGACATGTCGAGAGCCAAGCCCATGCGGCTTGGAATGCCCTTGAAATACCAGATATGCGAGACGGGAGCAGCCAATTCGATATGGCCCATCCGTTCGCGGCGCACTTTCTGGCGCGTAACTTCAACGCCGCATCGATCACAGACGACGCCTTTGTAGCGCACCCGCTTATATTTGCCGCAGTGACATTCCCAGTCTTTCGTCGGTCCGAAGATCTTCTCGCAGAACAGGCCTTCTTTTTCCGGCTTGAGCGTGCGGTAGTTGATAGTCTCCGGCTTCTTGACTTCGCCACGGGACCAAGAACGAATCTTGTCGGGAGAGGCGAGCCCAATCTTCATATATTCAAAATTGTTGACGTCCATCAAGGAGCGACCCTCCTTAATTTGTACTAGAGTTCGCCGCTGTTGCACTTCTCACAGGAGCGGCAGGCTGTGTTCCAATCTATAGGGGCTGACGGTGGCCAGCAGCCGCTGTATTCAGCACGGCTTCCGGCCACCGTCGATACCAACGTGTCCTGATGCAGTTGCGGCGGCTTATTCCGCCACGTATTCGTCATCCATGCCAAGATTCAGCTTGTCTTGCGGAATATCATCGTCATCGTCGAATTCGCGCATTTCGATTTCTTCCTCGTTCTCTGTCAAAATCTTGACATCCATACCTAAGCTTTGCAGCTCTTTGATCAAGACCTTGAAGGACTCTGGAACACCTGGCTCCGGAACGTTCTCGCCCTTGACAATCGATTCATAGGTCTTCACCCGGCCGACAACGTCGTCGGATTTGACGGTAAGAATCTCTTGCAGCGTATAGGCGGCGCCGTAAGCTTCAAGCGCCCACACCTCCATCTCCCCGAAGCGCTGGCCGCCGAACTGGGCTTTACCGCCGAGCGGCTGCTGCGTAACGAGCGAGTATGGACCTGTGGAACGGGCGTGAATCTTGTCGTCAACCATGTGCGCGAGCTTAATCATGTACATGACGCCGACCGTAACTTCACGCTCGAACGGCTCGCCTGTACGGCCATCGTACAGGATGGTCTTGCCGTTGCGCTGCATGCCGGCTTCTTCCATCGTGTCGAATACGTCGTACTCGGTTGCACCATCGAAGACCGGCGTAGCCATATGCATGCCGAGGTAACGGGCAGCCATGCCCAAGTGAACCTCGAGCACCTGGCCGATGTTCATCCGGGAAGGAACGCCGAGCGGGTTCAATACGACTTGAACCGGCGTGCCATCCGGCAGGAACGGCATATCCTCTTCCGGCAGAATGCGGGCGATGACCCCTTTGTTACCGTGACGTCCCGCCATTTTATCCCCTTCGGATATTTTCCGTTTTTGGGCAATATAAGCACGTACCAGTTGGTTGACGCCTGGAGGCAGCTCATCGCCGTTCTCCCGCGTGAACACCTTGACGTCGACCACAATCCCGTCGGTTCCGTGCGGAACGCGCAGGGACGTGTCACGCACCTCACGCGCCTTTTCGCCGAAGATCGCGTGCAGGAGACGCTCTTCCGCCGTCAGCTCGGTAACCCCTTTTGGCGTTACTTTGCCGACGAGGATGTCGCCAGCCTTAATCTCGGCGCCGACACGGATAATGCCGCGTTCGTCAAGATTTTTCAGCGCTTCTTCCCCCACGTTCGGGATATCGCGCGTAATCTCTTCCGGCCCCAGCTTCGTGTCGCGGGCTTCCGACTCGTACTCCTCGATATGGATAGAGGTGTAGACGTCTTCTTTGACCAATTTCTCAGACAGCAGAATCGCATCCTCGTAGTTGTACCCTTCCCAAGTCATGAAGGCAACGACGACGTTGCGGCCCAGCGCCAGTTCGCCAACTTCCGTGGACGGACCGTCCGCCAAAATATCGCCCTTCTTGACGATATCGCCTCTCTTCGCCAGCGGGCGCTGGTTAATGCAGGTTCCTTGGTTGGAACGCATGAACTTCTGCAATTTATATTTGACGAGGTCACCCTTGACCTCTTTGCCGTCAATCATTTCAATGCGGCGGACTTGAACCTCGTTCGCCGTAACGCGCTCCACGATCCCGTCCACTTTGGACACGATGCAGACGCCAGAGTCCTTCGCAGACTTGTGCTCCATTCCGGTTCCGACGAATGGCGATTCCGGCACCAGCAGAGGCACCGCTTGCCGCTGCATGTTGGAACCCATGAGCGCACGGTTGGAGTCGTCGTTCTCCAGGAACGGAATGAGCGCGGTCGCAACCGACACGACCTGCTTCGGCGAGACGTCCATATAGTCAACGCGCTCGCTCGGCATCGTCAAAATATTGTCGGACTGCTTGTTGTAGCGGACGATAACCATATCATCCTGGAACGAACCGTCTTCATTCAACAGCGCGTTCGCCTGAGCGATAACGTAGTTGTCTTCCTCATCCGCCGTCATATAATCAATCTGTGCCGTGACCTTGCCGGTCTTCGGATCGACCCAACGATACGGAGCTTCGATGAAGCCGTACTCGTTGACGCGAGCGAAGGTGGACAAGGAGTTGATCAGACCAATGTTCGGACCTTCCGGCGTCTCGATCGGACACATCCGCCCATAGTGCGAGTGGTGAACGTCGCGGACTTCGAAGCCGGCGCGTTCCCGTGTCAGACCGCCAGGTCCGAGTGCAGACAGACGGCGCTTGTGCGTCAATTCCGCCAGCGGGTTCGTCTGGTCCATGAACTGGGACAGCTGCGAGCTGCCGAAGAACTCCTTGATCGAGGCGATGACCGGACGGATGTTGATCAGCGCTTGCGGCGTAATGACGCTCGCATCCTGAATGGACATCCGTTCACGCACGACGCGTTCCATCCGGGACAGACCGATACGGAACTGGTTCTGCAGCAATTCGCCGACCGAACGGAGACGGCGGTTGCCCAGATGGTCGATATCATCCGTGCTGCCGATACCATGCAGCAGGTTGATGAAATAGTTGATCGACGAGATGATATCGGCTGGCGTAATGTTCTTCACCGATTTGTCGATGTTGCCGTTGGAAATGACCTTGAGGACCTTGCCTTCCTCCAGCGGCGAGAATACATCGACGACCTGCATCGGAATGTCATCCGACTCCATTACTCCGCCTGCGACGTGATACGTCTTGAATCCGACGCCGCTCTCCAGGCGTGGCATGATCTCATCCAGCAGCCGGCGATCGATCATCTGCCCGGCTTCGGCTACGATCTCGCCTGTCTCCGCATCGACAAGCGTCTCGGCGAGGCGCTGGTTGAAGAGACGGTTCTTGATATGAAGCTTTTTATTAATCTTGTAACGGCCCACGTTGGCCAGATCATAACGTTTAGGATCGAAGAAACGTGCGATGAGCAAGCTTCTCGCATTATCCAATGTCGGCGGTTCACCCGGACGCAGGCGCTCATAGATTTCAATCAGCGCTTTTTCCGTAGAATCGGTATTGTCTTTATCCAGGGTGTTCCGGATGTATTCGTCCTGGCCAAGCAGCTCCAGAATTTGCTCGTCCGTACCGAAGCCCAAGGCGCGAAGAAGAACGGTGACCGGAATCTTCCGCGTACGGTCAATCCGGACATAAATGATATCCTTGGCGTCCGTCTCCAGTTCAAGCCATGCTCCACGGTTCGGGATGACGGTTGCCGTATATGTCTTCTTCCCGTTCTTGTCGACTTTCGTACTGAAATAGACACTTGGGGAGCGAACCAACTGGCTGACAATAACACGTTCCGCACCATTGATGATGAACGTGCCTGTCTCCGTCATGAGCGGGAAATCACCCATAAACACTTCTTGCTCTTTGACTTCTCCGGTCTCTTTATTGAGGAGACGCACTTTGACCCGGAGCGGTGCTGCATACGTTACATCGCGTTCCTTCGATTCATCGACTGAATACTTAGGCTCGCCCAAGCTGTAATCGATAAACTCCAGAACCAAGTTACCCGTGAAATCCTGAATCGGCGAAATGTCTTGGAACATCTCACGCAATCCTTCGTCCAAAAACCATTCGTACGATTTCTGTTGGATTTCAATCAAGTTCGGGACTTCGAGTACCTCTTTGATGCGCGCGTAGCTGCGCCGAGTGCGTCGACCATACTGAACAAGATGTCCTGCCAACTTTAACTCACCCCTCATGTCTACTCACAAAAATTGGATTGCGAATCCTTTTCGGTATCCTTTATAATAAAGTCCACGAAAGAGACTCTGAAAACGAGAAAATGGGTTGAACAAACAAAAAGAAAAACGTCCGCTCACGATAAAACGTCTTTTCCGATGGACGCCGTTTCTCCGTGCCGTCGTTTCCTGTTGTAGAACATCCTTCATATCCGATAGACTTGCCCAAAATGTAAACATTATACTTCATTTCACGAAAATGTATTCGTCTTTTCAAAAAAAAGCTTGACATTTTGGTCATGTAAAGACATGAAGGCCATCCTAATACTGACATTTTATAATAATACCACAACGGGCATGCCGAGTCAACTTCGAATTTAAACTATTCTTTGACGGCCCGATAGATGCGATACCCCTTCTCTTTGGTTACCAACTCCACTTGCTCCTCACCGAACAGCTCCCGAAGCTTGGCTTCCGCAGAAGGCGCCCCCTGCTTCTTCTGAATGACGATCCACAACGCTCCTCTATCATTCAAGTGAGCATATGATTGTTCAAAAATCCGGTGCACGACTTCTTTGCCGGCTCGTATCGGCGGGTTCGTCAAAATGACGTCGAAGGTTGACGAGCCGATGCCGTCCAATCCGTCGCTCTTGCACACGGTCACATTGGATGTGCCGTTGCGCTTCGCATTTTCCTGGGCCAGTTCCAGCGCCCGTTCATTCACATCCACCATCGTCACCTGCCCACGCGGAGCGAGCCTGGCCGCCGTCAGCCCGATAGGACCGTAGCCACAGCCGACGTCAAGTACCTGTGCACCATCCGGAATGTCCATGTTCTCAATCAGCACACGGCTTCCGAAGTCAACTCCGCCCTTCGAGAACACGCCGGCATCCGAGACGAACTGCAGCGTATGCCCGCGCAGTTCCGCCTTCCAATATTGCCGATCATGGGGCGTATCCGGCCGGTGACTGTAATAATGTCCCGTCAACTTCCACCCTCCTTCCGCTACGTTCAAAGTGCTGGTGTTCATTGGCTAAGATGCGCTAGCCTCTGTGATGCTCCAACCCTGTTCTTTGTCCTGCGCCCGAATGATGCGTCAAGGACAAGCGCGTCATGACGTCGTATCCTAGACAACGAACCCCTTGAATGTTCTTCAAGGGGTTCCGCACTTCAGCAAGCAAATACTATTTCAGTTCTACAGATGCGCCAGCTTCTTCGAGCTTCGCTTTTACTGCTTCTGCTTCGTCCTTGCTTACTTTTTCTTTCAATGGTTTTGGTGCGTTGTCTACGAGATCTTTCGCTTCTTTCAGGCCGAGACCTGTGATTTCGCGAACGACTTTGATGACGTTGATTTTGCCAGCGCCTGGGCTCGTCAGAATTACGTCGAATTCTGTTTGCTCAGCTGCACCAGCATCGCCAGCGCCGCCAGCCATAACTGCTACAGGAGCTGCAGCTGTTACGCCGAATTCTTCTTCGATTGCTTTAACCAGGTCGTTCAGTTCCAATACGGACATGCCTTTGATGGCTTCCAAGATTTGCTCTTTGCTCATGGTTAAACCTCCATATTCATAGTAAGTTATAGTAGAAAATGTTCACGTTCCCGCATGGGCACGAGTCTCTTACGCTTCTGCTTCTTGCTTCTCTGCGACCGCCTTGACGGCGAGTGCGAAGTTGCGCACAGGCGCTTGGAGCACGCTGAGCAACATGGACAGCAAGCCTTCGCGGGAAGGCAGCTCGGCCAGTGCTTTGATTTGAGCTACATCGACAACGCGGCCTTCGACCACGCCACCTTTGATCTCAAGAGCGTCATTTTTCTTCGCAAAATCGTTCAAAATCTTCGCAGGAGCTACTGCGTCTTCCGGGCTGAAAGCGATAGCCGTCGGTCCGGACAACACTTGATCCAGCTCGGACAATTCTGCTTCCGCTGTCGCACGGCGAACCAACGTGTTCTTCAACACTTGGAACTCAATGCCTGCTTCGCGCAATTGCTTACGAAGTTCAGTCACTTGAGACACGTTCAAACCGCGATAGTCCGCAACAACCGTCGTTACGCTGCCACGCAATTTCTCTGCGATTACTTGTACTTCTTGCTGTTTCGCTTCGATAACTTTTGCGTTTGCCACTCGATCCACCTCCTACAAGTTCTTATCTAACCGCATCCTGGACTATTATGTTCTGCCTACACGAGCATAAGAAAAGCCTCTGCAGTAATCTACAGAGGCATCACGAATGCAGCGGCGCCTGATCACGCATGTTCCCATGCGCCACCGCATCTTCTATTCGAACACCTCGGTAGGAGATTAAGCCTTACGGCACCTACTGTCTATGGTACGATTATTCATTTTCAACACACACGCGAATCTCACAACCTCATTAGAATACCACAGTCGGCCAACTTGTGTCAACCTTAACTATGGCACACGAAGAATGCGAGATGCTGCCGAACTTAGCGATAGTTCGCTGTGTTCACGCGTGCGGCAGGTCCCATCGTGGAAGATACCGCGATGTTCTTCATGTATACGCCTTTAGCCGCTGCCGGCTTCGCACGGTTCAACGCGTCGATGAGTGCTTTCAGGTTGTCATTCAACTGTTCAGCACTGAAGGACGCTTTCCCGATAGGCGCATGAATTTGTCCTGCTCTGTCCAGACGGTACTCGATTTTACCTGCTTTGATCTCTTGGATCGCTTTGGCAACGTCGAATGTAACCGTGCCGGCTTTCGGGTTAGGCATCAGGCCTTTACCACCGAGGATACGGCCCAATTTACCTACTTCGCTCATCATGTCCGGTGTTGCCACGCAGACATCGAAGTCGAACCAGCCTTGCTGGATTTTGTTGATCATGTCCTGATCGCCTACAAAATCAGCGCCAGCCGCTTCCGCTTCTTTCGCCTTTTCGCCTTTTGCAAAGACGAGAACGCGCTTCGTCTTACCTGTTCCGTGAGGAAGGACGACTACCCCACGCACGTTTTGGTCCTGTTTGCGCGGATCAACGCCCAAGCGCACAGCAACTTCGATTGTTTCGTCAAATTTAGCCGTAGCCGACTTTTTCACCAATTCAATGGCTTCCGCCGGCTCGTAAGTTGCATCTCTATCGATCAACTTCGCGGCTTCTTCATACTTCTTGCCACGTTTTGCCATGATTTTGTTCCTCCTTTGTGGTAATAGCGGTTGAACCTCCCACATCTGTCACGCAGACCCGATTAGTCTTCGATGACGATACCCATGCTGCGGGCTGTGCCTTCAACCATGCGCATAGCCGATTCTACGGATGCGGCATTCAGGTCTGGCATTTTTTGCTCAGCGATCTGGCGAACGGTGTCGCGCTTCACTGTAGCCACTTTCTTTTTGTTCGGCTCGCCGGAACCTTTCTCGATCTTGGAAGCCACTTTCAGCAATACTGCTGCTGGAGGCGTCTTCGTGATGAACGTAAAGGAGCGATCCTCGAATACTGTGATTTCAACAGGAATGATAAGGCCTGCTTGATCTGCAGTCTTCGCGTTGAATTCCTTACAGAACGCCATGATGTTCACGCCTGCTTGACCCAGTGCTGGACCGACCGGCGGCGCAGGATTCGCTTTCCCTGCAGGAATCTGCAATTTTACCACTTTGATGACTTTTTTTGCCATTGTCGTACACCTCCTTGCGCTAATATGTGAGTCCGGAGCAAGCTCCCCTCACATCAGAAAACCTGTCAAAGATGTATTAAATCTTCTCCACCTGATGGTAATCCAGTTCAAGCGGGGTTTCCCTTCCAAACATGTTAACATGGACCTTCAACTTTGCTTTATCGAGAAGGATCTCTTCGACCGTGCCGACAAAGTTAGCGAAAGGCCCTACCTTAATGCGTACCGATTCCTTCAATTCGAAATCGACCTTCGGCTTCGGCTCTTCCATTCCCATCTGCCGCAAAATCTGTTCAACCTCTTCCGGCATCAGAGGAATCGGCTTGGAGCCGGATCCTGTGGAACCGACAAATCCAGTGACACCCGGCGTATTGCGAACAACATACCAGGATTCATCCGTCTGGATCATCTCAACCATAACATAGCCAGGGTAAACTTTGCGCATGACGGTTTTTTTCTTGCCGTCTTTGTTCACCAATTCT
Proteins encoded in this region:
- the nusG gene encoding transcription termination/antitermination protein NusG → MEKRWYVVHTYSGYENKVKANLEKRVESMGMEDKIFRVLVPMEEELVNKDGKKKTVMRKVYPGYVMVEMIQTDESWYVVRNTPGVTGFVGSTGSGSKPIPLMPEEVEQILRQMGMEEPKPKVDFELKESVRIKVGPFANFVGTVEEILLDKAKLKVHVNMFGRETPLELDYHQVEKI